In Aliarcobacter faecis, a genomic segment contains:
- the fumC gene encoding class II fumarate hydratase, which translates to MDYRIEKDTMGEIKVPNNQYWGAQTQRSLENFPIGDEKMPREIIEGFAYLKKACAIVNNKLKRLDDVKTDVICKACDEVIKGDLSKEFPLVVWQTGSGTQSNMNINEVVASRASELLGKDFRVEKPIHPNDDVNKGQSSNDTYPTAMRVAFVLEVQKRLIPAINILKTTLEKKVKEFENIVKIGRTHLQDATPLTLGQEISAYVDMLDKALAQIDDSMKYIVELAIGGTAVGTGLNSHPDFSPMVCDALNDLTKTKYAFKSHPNKFHALTSHDGEVFLSGALNALASNLMKFANDIRWLSSGPRCGIGEITIPENEPGSSIMPGKVNPTQSEAMTMVAVQVMGNHSTISIAASQGNFELNVFKPVIALNIIQSIRLLSDTMVAFNDNCAVGIEPNLTNINKYLNDSLMLVTALNPYIGYEKAALIAKTAHKNGTTLKQEALNLGILSEQEFDSYVKPEDMIKPSL; encoded by the coding sequence ATGGATTATAGAATAGAAAAAGATACTATGGGAGAGATAAAAGTTCCAAATAATCAATATTGGGGAGCTCAGACTCAAAGAAGTTTGGAAAATTTTCCAATTGGTGATGAAAAAATGCCAAGAGAAATTATTGAAGGTTTTGCTTATCTAAAAAAGGCTTGTGCAATTGTAAATAATAAACTAAAAAGATTAGATGATGTTAAAACTGATGTTATTTGTAAGGCTTGTGATGAAGTTATAAAAGGTGATTTATCAAAAGAGTTTCCTTTAGTTGTTTGGCAAACTGGATCAGGAACTCAATCAAATATGAATATAAATGAAGTAGTCGCTTCAAGAGCAAGTGAACTTTTAGGAAAAGATTTTAGAGTTGAAAAACCTATTCATCCAAATGATGATGTAAATAAAGGTCAAAGTTCAAATGATACTTATCCAACTGCAATGAGAGTTGCTTTTGTTCTTGAAGTACAAAAAAGATTAATTCCAGCTATAAATATTTTAAAAACAACTTTAGAGAAAAAAGTAAAAGAGTTTGAAAATATTGTAAAAATTGGAAGAACTCATCTTCAAGATGCAACTCCTTTGACTTTAGGGCAAGAGATCTCAGCTTATGTTGATATGTTAGATAAAGCATTAGCTCAAATTGATGATTCAATGAAATATATTGTTGAACTTGCTATTGGAGGAACTGCTGTTGGAACTGGATTAAATTCACATCCAGATTTCTCACCAATGGTTTGTGATGCTTTAAATGATTTAACAAAAACAAAATATGCTTTCAAATCTCATCCAAATAAATTTCATGCTTTAACATCTCATGATGGAGAAGTATTTTTAAGTGGAGCTTTAAATGCCCTTGCTTCAAATTTAATGAAATTTGCAAATGATATAAGATGGCTTTCAAGTGGACCTAGATGTGGAATAGGAGAGATTACTATACCTGAAAATGAACCAGGAAGTTCAATAATGCCTGGAAAAGTAAATCCAACTCAAAGTGAAGCTATGACAATGGTTGCTGTTCAAGTTATGGGAAATCACTCAACTATAAGTATAGCTGCTAGTCAAGGAAATTTTGAATTAAATGTATTTAAACCTGTTATTGCTCTAAATATAATTCAATCAATTAGACTTTTAAGTGATACAATGGTTGCATTTAATGATAATTGTGCAGTTGGAATTGAACCAAATTTAACAAATATAAATAAATATTTAAATGACTCTTTAATGCTTGTAACTGCATTAAATCCATATATTGGTTATGAAAAAGCAGCTTTAATTGCAAAAACAGCTCATAAAAATGGGACAACACTTAAACAAGAAGCATTAAATCTTGGAATTTTAAGTGAGCAAGAGTTTGACTCTTATGTAAAACCAGAAGATATGATTAAACCTAGTTTATAA
- a CDS encoding NnrS family protein: protein MSSWYKKFSSQPHQPFFTNGILFFTLFMLLFFLSYSNILDLDLNLLTYHAYSLIFVVFIQFFLGFLFVVFPKFLMQSEIEVQEYMNQFHIYFIGSIGIFISIIFFPKFVFLFQILLLFAQVLSFKLLYSIHKKSIMQDKTDTKWVLISFAAGLVSHLLFIVSQFDFSSSYLVSRIAINSGFYLFLFMIIFTISQRMIPFFTRVMAPEYIINKTPKLLDILCLLLILKVFLLSFDNPKLNLIADIPLFIFISKELIRWKLPIFQMPPIVWILHLGLFWIPIAFLISIIEGIMVFINPEFFFEKAVIHTLAIGYFVTVLIGFGTRVILGHSGRKIQTDNFSIIIFISVQILAFFRIFTSISSNLNLNYTLLIDVTALLLVATLIIWSSRYVVILVENEKKVEEKPKWKA from the coding sequence ATGAGTTCGTGGTATAAAAAATTTTCATCACAACCACATCAACCATTTTTTACAAATGGAATTCTTTTTTTTACACTATTTATGCTTTTATTCTTTTTGAGTTATTCAAATATTTTGGATTTAGATTTAAATCTTTTAACTTATCATGCATATAGTTTAATTTTTGTTGTATTTATTCAGTTCTTTTTAGGATTTTTATTTGTAGTTTTCCCAAAATTCTTGATGCAAAGTGAAATAGAAGTTCAAGAGTATATGAACCAATTTCATATATATTTTATAGGAAGTATTGGAATTTTTATCTCTATAATCTTTTTCCCAAAATTTGTTTTTTTATTCCAAATTTTACTTTTATTTGCACAAGTTTTGAGTTTTAAGCTACTTTATTCTATTCATAAAAAAAGTATTATGCAAGATAAAACTGATACAAAATGGGTTTTAATCTCTTTTGCAGCTGGACTTGTATCTCATTTGTTATTTATAGTTTCACAGTTTGATTTTAGTTCATCTTATTTAGTTTCAAGAATTGCAATAAATAGTGGATTTTATCTATTTTTATTTATGATTATTTTTACAATTTCTCAAAGAATGATCCCCTTTTTTACAAGAGTTATGGCTCCAGAATATATTATAAATAAAACTCCAAAACTTCTTGATATTCTTTGTTTATTACTTATTTTAAAAGTTTTTTTATTAAGTTTTGATAATCCAAAATTAAATTTAATAGCAGATATTCCACTTTTTATTTTTATTTCTAAAGAGTTAATACGATGGAAACTTCCTATTTTCCAAATGCCACCAATTGTTTGGATTTTACATTTAGGTCTTTTTTGGATTCCTATTGCCTTTTTAATCTCTATTATTGAAGGTATTATGGTATTTATAAACCCAGAGTTTTTCTTTGAAAAAGCTGTAATTCATACTTTAGCTATTGGATATTTTGTAACAGTTTTAATTGGATTTGGAACAAGAGTTATTTTAGGACACTCTGGAAGAAAAATACAGACAGATAATTTCTCAATAATAATTTTTATTTCTGTACAAATTCTGGCTTTTTTTAGAATTTTTACTTCAATTAGCTCTAATTTAAATCTAAATTATACATTATTAATTGATGTTACAGCACTTTTATTAGTAGCAACTTTAATTATTTGGTCTAGTAGATATGTAGTAATTTTAGTAGAAAATGAAAAAAAAGTAGAAGAAAAACCAAAATGGAAAGCTTGA
- a CDS encoding ATP-dependent helicase, translated as MPLSNLNEEQLTAATCQSGYNLIIASAGTGKTSTIVGRIAHLINNGVKPKEILLLTFTNKAAVEMINRVSKIFSKEIAKEIMAGTFHSVSYKLLKELEVNITLKQPNELKTLFKSIYEKRVFMDRNEEANPYDGGYLYDIYSLYLNSNNSEDFTSWIKEKSPAHETYTLIYEDVIEEFNTLKKEYGYVNFDDLLTTMLEVLKDKDFAFKEILVDEYQDTNPLQGRLLDAFRPKSLFCVGDYDQSIYAFNGSDIGIISTFAKRYNDANVFTLKRNYRSTKPILDLATKVIEFNERVYPKKLEVVREQNIHQPKLLVFNELFSQYEYISELISKSTTPHSEIAIIYRNNSSADGIEANLREFSIPAKRKGGMSFFDAIEVKFLLDVLVLQISSNDMMAFIHIIEHGKGIGKAIAKDIFDALIKLGEGNLLNGFFQPNQNINNPYESRVKNQQLGLFDDFMELGSISKFKDCNFEESFLANPILKHPKLNIDGAKYIYDIYLLFKQLRRTKNPENLLSMISSSMAYSKIKDMLSTKRATQKDGEVNPIQKTKALAKINRKAMLLKNLAKNFSDLSKFINSMILGGSELSEGEGVNLLSIHASKGLEFKEVYVIDLMDGRFPNRKLMSKGGSLEEERRLFYVAVTRAKDILYLSYAKYDKIKKLTFVASPFLTEAGMKTDDEPQQ; from the coding sequence ATGCCATTATCAAATCTAAATGAAGAACAACTAACTGCAGCAACTTGCCAAAGTGGATATAATTTAATAATTGCAAGTGCAGGAACTGGGAAAACATCAACAATTGTTGGAAGAATTGCACATTTAATAAATAATGGTGTCAAACCAAAAGAGATTTTATTACTTACTTTTACAAATAAAGCTGCAGTTGAGATGATAAATAGAGTCTCTAAAATTTTCTCAAAAGAGATAGCAAAAGAGATTATGGCTGGAACTTTTCACTCTGTTTCATATAAACTTTTAAAAGAGTTGGAAGTAAATATTACTTTAAAACAACCAAATGAGCTTAAAACACTATTTAAATCTATTTATGAAAAAAGAGTTTTTATGGATAGAAATGAGGAAGCAAATCCTTATGATGGTGGATATTTATATGATATTTACTCTTTATATTTAAATTCAAATAATAGTGAAGATTTTACCTCTTGGATAAAAGAGAAAAGTCCAGCTCATGAAACATATACTCTAATTTATGAAGATGTTATAGAGGAGTTTAATACTCTAAAAAAAGAGTATGGTTATGTAAATTTTGATGATTTACTTACAACTATGCTTGAAGTTTTAAAAGATAAAGATTTTGCTTTTAAAGAGATACTTGTAGATGAATATCAAGATACAAATCCTTTACAAGGACGACTTTTAGATGCTTTTAGACCAAAATCTCTTTTTTGTGTTGGAGATTATGATCAAAGTATTTATGCTTTTAATGGCTCTGATATTGGAATTATCTCTACTTTTGCAAAAAGATATAATGATGCAAATGTTTTTACTCTTAAAAGAAATTATCGTTCTACAAAACCTATTTTAGATTTAGCTACTAAAGTTATTGAGTTTAATGAAAGAGTTTATCCTAAAAAACTAGAAGTTGTAAGAGAACAAAATATTCATCAGCCAAAACTTTTAGTTTTTAATGAACTCTTTTCACAATATGAGTATATTTCTGAGTTAATATCAAAATCAACAACTCCTCATAGTGAAATAGCAATAATTTATAGAAATAACTCAAGTGCAGATGGAATAGAGGCAAATTTAAGAGAGTTTTCAATTCCTGCAAAAAGAAAAGGCGGAATGAGCTTTTTCGATGCTATTGAGGTTAAATTTCTTCTTGATGTTTTAGTTTTACAAATTTCAAGTAATGATATGATGGCATTTATTCATATAATTGAGCATGGAAAAGGAATAGGAAAAGCAATAGCAAAAGATATTTTTGATGCACTTATAAAATTAGGAGAGGGTAATTTATTAAATGGTTTTTTTCAACCAAATCAAAATATAAATAATCCCTATGAGAGTAGGGTAAAGAACCAGCAACTTGGACTTTTTGATGATTTTATGGAGCTTGGAAGTATTTCTAAATTTAAAGATTGTAATTTTGAAGAGAGTTTTTTAGCAAATCCTATTTTAAAACATCCAAAACTAAATATTGATGGTGCAAAATATATTTATGATATATATTTACTTTTTAAACAGTTAAGAAGAACAAAAAATCCTGAAAATTTACTCTCTATGATAAGTTCATCAATGGCTTATTCAAAAATAAAAGATATGTTATCGACAAAAAGAGCTACACAAAAAGATGGAGAAGTAAATCCTATACAAAAAACAAAGGCTTTAGCAAAGATAAATAGAAAAGCTATGTTACTTAAAAATTTAGCTAAAAATTTTTCTGATTTATCAAAGTTTATAAACTCTATGATTTTGGGTGGAAGTGAACTTAGTGAAGGTGAAGGAGTAAATCTTTTATCAATACATGCAAGTAAAGGTTTAGAGTTTAAAGAAGTTTATGTAATAGATTTAATGGATGGAAGATTTCCAAATAGAAAACTTATGAGTAAAGGTGGAAGTTTGGAAGAGGAGAGAAGACTTTTTTATGTTGCAGTTACAAGAGCAAAAGATATTTTATATCTATCTTATGCAAAATATGACAAAATAAAGAAATTAACCTTTGTGGCAAGCCCTTTTTTAACAGAAGCTGGAATGAAAACAGATGATGAACCACAACAGTAA
- a CDS encoding cation:proton antiporter has translation MEKIVLIITICMIIMAAPIVAKILKIPVVVVEISLGLICGYLGLIYADETLKLVAKFGFIYLMFLAGLEINFKLVKVIKATLAVNVVLYFVLLYTLAGAVCWFFDLGLTYFVALPIFSLGMLMMLIKEYGKDEPWLNLALSIGVVGEVISILALTLFGGWTEFGLSSKFFTSILTIIAVVVVTILLLRFSYMIFWWFPEVKKYLIPDNEDDKHDQDIRFSISLLLILVSIMLILKIDVVLGAFTAGLFFKMFFNQKQELLHKIESFGFGFFAPIFFIYTGSTVKLDMVTIDILQHAFFIMFTIICIRIISSYLVFLNYLKLKQTTLFALSDSMPLTFMVAIAMLSYNYGLISEDEYFSFIIASMLDGLLLMIIIRKLYKYFKLDIKSDTEILKR, from the coding sequence ATGGAAAAAATAGTTTTAATAATAACAATTTGTATGATAATTATGGCAGCTCCAATTGTAGCAAAGATTTTAAAGATACCTGTAGTTGTTGTAGAGATAAGTTTAGGTTTAATTTGTGGTTATTTAGGACTTATTTATGCTGATGAGACTTTAAAACTTGTAGCTAAATTTGGATTTATCTATCTTATGTTTTTGGCAGGTTTAGAGATAAATTTCAAGCTTGTAAAGGTCATAAAAGCTACATTAGCTGTTAATGTAGTATTATATTTTGTACTTTTATATACACTTGCAGGTGCTGTTTGTTGGTTTTTTGATTTAGGTTTAACATATTTTGTTGCACTTCCTATTTTCTCTTTAGGAATGTTGATGATGCTTATTAAAGAGTATGGAAAAGATGAACCTTGGTTAAATCTTGCTTTATCTATAGGAGTTGTAGGAGAAGTTATTAGTATTTTAGCTTTAACTTTATTTGGTGGATGGACTGAATTTGGATTGAGTAGTAAATTTTTTACTTCAATACTAACAATTATAGCTGTTGTAGTTGTTACTATTTTACTCCTTAGATTTTCATATATGATATTTTGGTGGTTTCCAGAAGTTAAAAAATATCTTATTCCAGATAATGAAGATGATAAACACGATCAAGATATAAGATTCTCAATCTCACTACTTTTAATTTTGGTATCAATTATGCTTATTTTAAAAATAGATGTAGTTCTAGGAGCCTTTACAGCAGGGTTGTTCTTTAAAATGTTTTTTAATCAAAAGCAAGAGTTACTTCATAAAATAGAGTCTTTTGGTTTTGGGTTTTTTGCACCAATATTTTTTATCTATACGGGTTCAACAGTAAAACTTGATATGGTTACAATTGATATTTTACAACATGCCTTTTTTATTATGTTTACAATTATTTGTATTAGAATTATTAGTTCATATTTAGTTTTCTTAAACTATTTAAAACTAAAACAGACAACACTTTTTGCATTAAGTGATTCTATGCCACTTACTTTTATGGTTGCGATTGCAATGCTTTCATATAATTATGGATTAATTTCTGAAGATGAATATTTCTCATTTATTATTGCGAGTATGTTAGATGGATTACTATTAATGATTATTATTAGAAAATTATATAAATATTTTAAATTAGATATAAAATCTGATACAGAAATATTAAAAAGATAA
- the soxC gene encoding sulfite dehydrogenase gives MDSSKALKTTKEKSVVEATSRRDFFKKTAIYSAGALSAASVLSPVSLRADDPAIINDAPWGQKLGDVVNKNPYGMPSLYEHNNIRRTHDLLSSGDAYASISMCPIHESEGITTPNGLFFTRNHGGTAQIDPNEYRLMIHGKVKREVVLTLEDLKRYPSETRTYFIECPANGSPEWRAPQFNSLQFMKGMMSCAQWTGVMLKTILDDIGLEKDAVWMLAVGSDNASNPRTIPVEKALDDVMVVWGQNGEALRAEQGYPVRLVVPGWEGNLNTKWLNRLEFSDKPWHAKEETSKYTMLQKSGKAIRFFWVNEVNSVITKPCPEKPWTHLKKGDMVEIEGIAWSGHGTIKGVDISFDGGNNWVEAKLKGLVLPKSWTRFSYIYKWDGKPLFLSSRAYDDFGNIQPTIDEETSAVGVESVYHRNAIVTWEITEKGECNNVHIRKHHKA, from the coding sequence TTGGATAGTAGTAAAGCTTTAAAAACTACAAAAGAGAAATCTGTTGTAGAAGCTACAAGTAGAAGAGATTTTTTTAAAAAAACTGCTATTTACTCAGCTGGTGCTTTAAGTGCTGCATCTGTATTATCACCTGTTTCTCTTAGAGCAGATGATCCTGCAATAATCAATGATGCACCTTGGGGACAAAAGTTAGGTGATGTAGTAAATAAAAATCCATATGGTATGCCATCACTTTATGAACATAATAATATTAGAAGAACACATGACCTATTATCTTCAGGTGATGCTTATGCCTCAATTTCAATGTGTCCTATTCATGAATCAGAAGGGATAACAACTCCAAATGGCTTATTCTTTACAAGAAACCATGGTGGAACTGCACAAATTGATCCAAATGAATATAGATTGATGATTCATGGTAAAGTTAAAAGAGAGGTTGTTTTAACTTTAGAGGATTTAAAAAGATATCCAAGCGAAACTAGAACATATTTTATTGAGTGTCCTGCAAATGGAAGTCCTGAATGGAGAGCACCACAATTTAATAGCTTACAGTTTATGAAAGGAATGATGAGTTGTGCTCAATGGACAGGAGTAATGCTAAAAACAATATTAGATGATATTGGTTTAGAAAAAGATGCTGTTTGGATGTTAGCTGTTGGAAGTGATAATGCTTCAAATCCAAGAACGATTCCTGTTGAAAAAGCTCTTGATGATGTTATGGTTGTTTGGGGACAAAATGGTGAAGCTTTAAGAGCTGAGCAAGGTTATCCTGTAAGACTTGTAGTTCCAGGTTGGGAAGGAAATTTAAATACTAAATGGTTAAATAGACTTGAATTTAGTGATAAACCTTGGCATGCAAAAGAGGAGACTTCAAAATATACAATGCTTCAAAAATCTGGAAAAGCTATTAGATTTTTCTGGGTAAATGAGGTAAATTCTGTAATTACTAAGCCCTGTCCTGAAAAACCATGGACACATCTTAAAAAAGGTGATATGGTAGAGATTGAAGGGATTGCTTGGAGTGGACATGGAACTATAAAAGGAGTTGATATCTCTTTTGATGGTGGAAATAATTGGGTTGAAGCAAAACTTAAAGGTCTAGTTCTACCAAAATCTTGGACAAGATTTAGTTATATTTATAAATGGGATGGAAAACCTCTATTCTTATCAAGTAGAGCTTATGATGATTTTGGAAATATTCAACCAACAATTGATGAAGAGACAAGCGCAGTTGGAGTTGAATCTGTTTATCACAGAAATGCAATTGTAACTTGGGAAATAACAGAAAAAGGAGAGTGTAATAATGTTCATATTAGAAAACATCACAAAGCTTAA
- a CDS encoding c-type cytochrome, whose translation MFILENITKLKNTVLSIGLATLLVNSVYAADSSVDGAVKYPIKDGKYTQYHINTQSMKGFNLGREATPKEIAAWNLDVMYDGTGLPEFDMKHGEVVLDEDGKPKKAQGSVELGNELYDAQCVMCHGDFGSGGKGYPKLAGGTVASLKNQRLNPADAHPNPDSPDRTIGSYWPYASTLFWYIQESMPFNNPKTLTNSETYALTAYLLSLNNITIDGEELDDDYVLDKEKFLKIVMPNVDGFYPQTNTPNNPKQGVENMTKLLSDPTIYGKGTRCMKDCVKGGIDNLVLRIQDDLSKTANEPLSTARDLPKIDASKTIPGQVGYENSGCSACHANAAIGAPVVGNKDAWAKVTEKGLEKVYSNGINGINAMPPKGGADISDETFKEIVDYMINSSK comes from the coding sequence ATGTTCATATTAGAAAACATCACAAAGCTTAAAAATACTGTTTTAAGCATTGGTTTAGCTACACTTTTAGTAAATTCAGTTTATGCTGCTGACTCTTCTGTTGATGGTGCTGTTAAATATCCAATTAAAGATGGAAAATATACACAATATCATATAAATACTCAAAGTATGAAAGGTTTTAATCTTGGTCGAGAAGCAACTCCTAAAGAGATTGCCGCTTGGAATTTAGATGTAATGTATGATGGAACAGGTTTGCCAGAGTTTGATATGAAACATGGTGAAGTAGTTTTAGATGAAGATGGAAAGCCAAAAAAAGCACAAGGTAGTGTAGAGTTAGGAAATGAACTTTATGATGCACAATGTGTTATGTGTCATGGAGATTTTGGAAGTGGTGGAAAAGGTTATCCAAAATTAGCAGGTGGAACAGTAGCTTCACTTAAAAATCAAAGATTAAATCCAGCAGATGCTCATCCAAATCCTGATAGCCCTGATAGAACTATAGGATCTTATTGGCCATATGCTAGTACACTTTTTTGGTATATTCAAGAATCAATGCCTTTTAATAATCCAAAAACTTTAACAAATAGTGAAACTTATGCTTTAACAGCTTATTTATTGTCATTAAATAATATTACAATTGATGGTGAAGAGCTTGATGATGATTATGTTTTAGATAAAGAGAAGTTTTTAAAAATTGTAATGCCAAATGTAGATGGATTTTATCCTCAAACAAATACACCAAATAATCCAAAGCAAGGTGTAGAAAATATGACTAAACTTTTAAGTGATCCAACTATATATGGAAAAGGTACAAGATGTATGAAGGATTGTGTTAAAGGTGGGATTGATAATTTAGTTCTTAGAATTCAAGATGATTTATCAAAAACTGCAAATGAGCCACTTTCTACTGCAAGAGATTTACCAAAAATTGATGCAAGTAAAACTATACCAGGACAGGTTGGTTATGAAAACTCTGGTTGTTCGGCTTGTCATGCAAATGCAGCAATTGGTGCACCTGTTGTTGGAAATAAAGATGCTTGGGCAAAAGTTACTGAAAAAGGTTTAGAGAAAGTTTACTCTAACGGAATAAATGGTATAAATGCTATGCCACCTAAAGGTGGAGCTGATATAAGCGATGAAACATTTAAAGAGATTGTCGATTATATGATTAATTCTAGTAAGTAA
- the soxX gene encoding sulfur oxidation c-type cytochrome SoxX, with product MNIFKNIATVLALSSLFVIGANADDELVKKGEKIFMTNTKGNCLACHAANGKAIDGPGNMGPKLQFLALWPEEALYDKVFDPSTSNPITAMPAFGRNGWLSPDEIKAVVAYLKTIN from the coding sequence ATGAATATATTCAAGAATATAGCAACTGTTTTAGCTTTAAGTTCTTTATTTGTTATTGGTGCTAATGCCGATGATGAATTAGTAAAAAAAGGCGAAAAGATTTTTATGACAAATACAAAAGGAAATTGTTTGGCTTGTCATGCTGCAAATGGTAAAGCTATTGATGGTCCAGGAAATATGGGTCCAAAACTCCAGTTTTTAGCATTATGGCCAGAAGAAGCTTTATATGATAAAGTTTTTGATCCATCAACATCAAATCCAATTACAGCTATGCCTGCATTTGGAAGAAATGGTTGGTTAAGCCCTGATGAAATAAAAGCAGTAGTTGCTTATTTAAAAACAATAAATTAA
- the soxY gene encoding thiosulfate oxidation carrier protein SoxY: MLNRRNFLGLGLGVLAAATVPAQLSAEDFRVSKPKAWTATKVDEAIKEIFGTNATTESGINLKAPEIAENGAVVPISFDTELKASKIAVFQDANPESAVAVFTVNDNMVLDYAFRIKMAKTGKVTVVADVGGKLHSATKEIKVTMGGCGG; this comes from the coding sequence ATGTTAAATAGAAGAAATTTTTTAGGATTAGGATTAGGTGTATTAGCCGCTGCTACAGTTCCTGCACAATTAAGTGCTGAAGATTTTAGAGTAAGTAAACCAAAAGCTTGGACTGCTACAAAAGTTGATGAGGCAATTAAAGAGATTTTCGGAACTAATGCTACAACAGAAAGTGGAATTAATTTAAAAGCTCCAGAAATTGCTGAAAATGGTGCAGTTGTTCCTATATCTTTTGATACAGAATTAAAAGCAAGTAAAATTGCAGTATTCCAAGATGCAAATCCAGAGAGTGCTGTTGCAGTATTTACTGTAAATGATAATATGGTTTTAGATTATGCATTTAGAATTAAAATGGCAAAAACAGGTAAAGTAACAGTAGTTGCAGATGTTGGTGGAAAATTACATTCAGCTACAAAAGAGATTAAAGTTACAATGGGTGGATGTGGAGGTTGA
- the soxZ gene encoding thiosulfate oxidation carrier complex protein SoxZ: MAGTTKIKAKLDKDGVVEVKALASHEMLSYQEAERAKKEPNFITYVIAKVGDKVVYEASTSQFLSKDPYFKFSFKGVNKGDTIEMTWKDLKGNTDTSSEVIK; this comes from the coding sequence ATGGCAGGAACTACAAAAATTAAAGCAAAATTAGACAAAGATGGTGTTGTTGAGGTTAAAGCATTAGCATCTCATGAAATGCTAAGTTATCAAGAGGCTGAAAGAGCTAAAAAAGAGCCAAATTTTATTACTTATGTAATTGCAAAAGTTGGAGATAAAGTTGTTTATGAAGCATCTACAAGTCAATTTTTATCAAAAGATCCTTACTTTAAATTTTCATTTAAAGGTGTAAACAAAGGTGATACTATTGAGATGACATGGAAAGATTTAAAAGGTAATACAGATACAAGTAGCGAAGTAATCAAATAA
- the soxA gene encoding sulfur oxidation c-type cytochrome SoxA, producing MFSKIVKSTTFLLFAATTLSAANFNAGAEKDRLEMIKYFEAKFEDPAKNLNRFFPYSDEEELATKYDKGLKHMDFNIGSYAYSKDAKFQYEQLKEMPPYDYAIDKGEELYTKKFANGNSLQTCFPDLTNAGTYPYFDEKSKKMVSLTSTINDCLRANGEKEWDTKKGPLAEFQAYWVNESKEAGKIFDIKINSQAEKDAYERGKEYYYTQRGYLKLSCATCHVQGAGQRVRNEILSPLVGQVTHFPVLRLKWTDIGTVERRLSGCVVDQGQVPPKDESQTMIELLYFLAYMSNGMPVDGPDVRK from the coding sequence ATGTTTTCAAAAATAGTTAAATCTACTACATTTTTACTATTTGCAGCAACTACTTTAAGTGCTGCAAATTTTAATGCAGGAGCAGAAAAAGATAGACTTGAAATGATTAAATATTTTGAGGCAAAATTTGAAGATCCAGCAAAAAATTTAAATAGATTTTTTCCATATTCAGATGAGGAAGAGTTGGCAACAAAATATGATAAAGGGCTTAAACATATGGATTTCAATATTGGAAGTTATGCATATTCAAAAGATGCAAAATTTCAATATGAGCAACTAAAAGAGATGCCACCATATGATTATGCAATTGATAAAGGTGAAGAGTTATATACTAAAAAGTTTGCAAATGGTAATTCATTACAAACTTGTTTCCCTGATTTAACAAATGCAGGAACATATCCATATTTTGATGAGAAAAGTAAAAAAATGGTCTCTTTAACATCTACAATAAATGACTGTTTAAGAGCAAATGGAGAGAAAGAGTGGGATACTAAAAAAGGTCCTTTAGCTGAGTTTCAAGCTTATTGGGTAAATGAAAGTAAAGAAGCTGGTAAAATTTTTGATATAAAAATTAATAGCCAAGCTGAAAAAGATGCTTATGAAAGAGGAAAAGAATATTACTATACTCAAAGAGGTTATTTAAAACTCTCTTGTGCAACTTGCCATGTTCAAGGTGCTGGTCAAAGAGTTAGAAATGAGATTTTATCTCCACTTGTAGGACAAGTTACACATTTCCCTGTTTTAAGACTTAAATGGACAGATATTGGAACAGTTGAAAGAAGATTATCTGGTTGTGTTGTAGATCAAGGTCAAGTTCCTCCTAAAGATGAGAGTCAAACTATGATTGAGTTACTATATTTCTTAGCTTATATGTCAAATGGTATGCCAGTTGATGGTCCAGATGTAAGAAAATAA